One genomic region from Argentina anserina chromosome 2, drPotAnse1.1, whole genome shotgun sequence encodes:
- the LOC126782980 gene encoding auxin-responsive protein SAUR21-like yields the protein MAIRVPGIMHAKQILRQSSLKANKASSTSSAGVPKGYLAVYVGENERKRFVVPISFLSQPLFQELLSKAEEEFGYNYPMGGLTIPCREDIFVDLTSRLNGL from the coding sequence ATGGCTATTCGAGTACCGGGAATCATGCATGCTAAGCAGATTTTGCGCCAGTCAAGCTTGAAAGCTAACAAAGCGAGTTCAACGTCTTCTGCCGGAGTTCCAAAAGGGTACCTTGCAGTGTACGTTGGAGAGAACGAAAGGAAGCGATTTGTGGTTCCGATATCGTTTTTGAGTCAGCCTTTGTTTCAAGAGCTGCTAAGTAAGGCGGAGGAGGAATTTGGATATAACTATCCGATGGGGGGACTCACCATTCCTTGCAGAGAAGATATCTTCGTAGACCTCACTTCTCGACTGAATGGATTGTGA